A single genomic interval of Hydractinia symbiolongicarpus strain clone_291-10 chromosome 8, HSymV2.1, whole genome shotgun sequence harbors:
- the LOC130654575 gene encoding uncharacterized protein LOC130654575, whose amino-acid sequence MRTASITCVLVVALSLVHCNRIYRDPALIQRIPKHVRDSIDAVVEERVRRAVSTHFGDEDDDYFVKNRQKALNDVLERERRDVDNSTSNSTAEAIYSPWTDFGSCTAKCGGGVQVRSRTCLYGNCTSSNSEVRECGTLPCVSGTYVLTSITALSRIPMEGAKSFKIFRIKGLRFFGYITASLLTISKWNPLTNVFEFHQSIPVTQGISFDLMSTYPRFYLVVIEKAISIFPGRFSKMYYYNPILTKFDATQAISFDVWNPSAVKTFDVFGKPFMALVNYETKVSTDYGFDKEALICDGQSRTVSCPTGTIISIKKTFYGRVSAWECAANMDFLLVANQYYNWCVIPGVKERISQLCDNKESCLLTAQSSLLTNLDSCLQTNKYLKISYSCGRVSYMGAPIFYRWDGIGLSLVSGEKLVTYGAKDVEAFSIHNQNYVAVANYINDQKSHHLDSEVYVYNLHSGRFQSLQRIRTDGAVDWEFFKVGEGLAQEYFLAVANHVKVLPNGITTFEVESVIYKWNWNLFVPFQCFKTYGAVKWTAITGINGEFILTIVNKYGNTTFYAYDGWRFYQTKIQPMDPIFKNAQSLQSFLQHDQTMLIVQNEAVNASNTYQISFMQTFPKYELLEETLLAVEKLNRTVYEELIPQVKAFNVTYEAVKEDIVFVDQDFNITDHKLFRTLSVDNTTYVQTATVEEVNLSPAELDLKRRQDIVAFLIEKHRTDVVVANSLLNRTVTISTDQVISSVKTFVNVSASTLNLSGAININGTLNDVNLSELNDNALYINENATITAKFTFNESTVLKRDLMVTGLLNDINPNEVITIDRDELIVGYKTFQGANFISRTKVPDLTVDGFVNGMQLDQFFTVTGNQTIDVPFTFNNTVIVRGNAEVTTTVNKMDLSTVASDAVLINEENATISAEKYFKHADFTGNLDMKPLATINAIDVSEINKHGIHLGADDIINSSLVFMSNVSFLGPVTVQGSVNNDSVHDVVYLNVPGIITGKKHFENDLKLKAPLTVDGTVNNVNISGDVLDRINSQTITGVKTFTSDVTIKGDLQTTGLVDNVDVSEAYADSILMNTTQNITGYKQINNLTVSTLDIKMCDYDCALLDVLTKLKYQTARNGSVVVINGTKTFVNGMTVNADINVDGMVNGIKLPADLLLQGGNKTLSGYNVFQENVTIYGHINLTTINNVSISDLYETAWRKTENITLTGNKTFTDDVYFGGNLDVYENIDSIKFEDVVLSSTNQTVTGNKTFKADTYVYDLSVHNMTTYGFIDGVNLTDLNEELVKLSGDVIIKGTKVFTNEVSFAGNWTIAGLIDGVNITELDQTAMRLEGDQVVTGLKTFTSSVEVGDELTVSELVDGVNLTELSLFAILRDGDEYNVTGNITFDHVTVTDSIKVDGLINQQNLSEIVNDTLKNYGDQVVTGSHTVSHLHTTQNFDVEETVNDIEFAEQVIPLNESIVVTGTKTFTEDIRTNNIDVDYINGINLQNFSRRVLKVNEDANITGYFTFNSELSLDNNLTVNGLINTVNITDIVSTTLTKHGDQTVFVPTVFTNVIFANDIVNSDSFNGINLTEFSKNVFYKCYGKNGNISANYTFHDVVLEGGLDTEDLTVSGLINNLDLHQLQQEIVTIYGRHNITGKKRVLGFLSTVNLDADTINGYKVPDDFILLTRNETITGKKIFSDDLSVLNDVTIADGKTVNGYDLSEFKHNIVLLNDSDTVVSPVEFLNTTVVAKNLIVSTINSVNISASKLLLSNGNQTVVGSKTFLAVHSEKDIISANDVQGFDLHKMETETVLSGRQNTISGKKTIVGNVTVTGNVETNFVDDANVTTLFSGFNKISNFLDRDLVHLNKTIALHKKIISQLSDSIDNIHQNIEYFTEEQRIFLPYISISMDVLVDQNKTWLAIPALSDVDGRSCTNSSVYTKAYDGNFTIHTVVLGNAVTNVKLIKKNGLYLVSSSNKINDGCFPTLPVANELSMTYQYNNNTNTFDQLTQVNTSKAAFVNTFMKGDDTLMLYTNTYNKKNHSTCVNQSLYLFETNTYTWSASVPACDVIKSIVIDNSAEVTTIAILRRSFVVEIYNIYTNSTQHLKQTIPTFSASDVTLFSTSFGTFLAIANTYQTSTEALATSYSVPVSVYSKTSDGMFTHYQDIDVASAIRVKSFELGVYSYLAIAKYNQEILILKHKGIGKWVTELTIPIQGLGGIKDFKLWKAFDDVYLAVLSNDQWIEKFPSKVRVMKAVLSTAVEGSVVKEKLQQ is encoded by the exons ATGCGGACAGCAA GCATAACTTGTGTTCTGGTTGTTGCGTTGTCGCTTGTTCATTGTAACAGAATATATCGCGACCCTGCTCTGATTCAACGCATACCAAAACATGTTAGGGACTCCATCGACGCGGTTGTAGAGGAAAGAGTAAGACGCGCCGTTTCCACACATTTTGGCGATGAAGATGATGattattttgtgaaaaacagacaaaaagCTTTAAATGACGTGCTGGAACGAGAAAGACGGGACG ttgaCAATTCCACAAGTAATTCCACAGCAGAAGCCATCTATTCACCATGGACTGACTTTGGATCATGCACGGCTAAATGTGGTGGCGGTGTGCAAGTTCGCAGTCGCACCTGTCTCTATGGTAACTGTACTTCTTCAAATTCAGAAGTCCGAGAGTGTGGCACACTACCATGTGTATCAG GTACGTACGTCCTGACCAGCATAACTGCACTATCGCGTATTCCAATGGAAGGAGCAAAATCGTTCAAGATATTTCGTATTAAAGGTTTAAGATTCTTTGGTTACATAACTGCAAGCCTATTAACAATTTCAAAATGGAACCCATTAACAAACGTATTTGAATTCCATCAAAGTATTCCTGTCACTCAAGGAATTTCCTTCGACCTTATGTCAACATATCCTCGTTTCTATCTTGTTGTTATTGAAAAAGCAATTTCCATATTTCCTGGTCGATTTTCCAAAATGTATTACTATAATCCCATACTAACGAAATTTGATGCGACTCAAGCTATTTCATTTGATGTCTGGAATCCATCCGCTGTAAAAACATTCGATGTGTTTGGAAAACCTTTCATGGCATTGGTTAACTACGAAACAAAAG TGTCCACAGATTATGGATTCGATAAAGAGGCGTTGATTTGCGATGGACAATCAAGAACGGTCTCTTGTCCAACTGGAACCATCATTTCGATAAAGAAAACCTTTTATGGTCGTGTGTCTGCATGGGAATGTGCTGCCAACATGGACTTTCTACTAGTAGCTAACCAATACTATAACTGGTGTGTCATTCCGGGGGTAAAAGAAAGAATCTCGCAGCTATGTGATAACAAAGAATCATGTTTATTAACTGCACAATCCAGCCTCCTCACCAATTTGGATTCTTGTTTACAAacgaacaaatatttaaaaatcagttattcgTGCGGAC GCGTTTCGTACATGGGTGCTCCAATCTTCTATCGCTGGGATGGTATTGGTTTATCACTAGTATCTGGAGAGAAATTAGTGACGTATGGAGCAAAGGATGTTGAAGCCTTCTCTATCCACAATCAAAATTATGTGGCAGTAGCTAACTATATAAACGATCAGAAAAGTCATCATTTGGATTCTGAAGTGTATGTTTACAACTTGCATAGTGGAAG GTTTCAGAGTCTTCAAAGGATTCGCACTGATGGTGCTGTGGATTGGGAATTCTTCAAAGTAGGTGAAGGTTTGGCACAGGAATACTTTTTAGCTGTGGCAAACCACGTGAAAGTCCTACCCAATGGTATTACTACTTTCGAAGTCGAATCTGTTATCTATAAATGGAACTGGAATTTATTCGTACCTTTCCAATGCTTTAAAACATACGGTGCAGTAAAGTGGACAGCTATCACAG GTATAAACGGAGAGTTTATTTTGACCATTGTCAACAAGTATGGCAACACAACATTCTATGCCTACGACGGCTGGAGATTCTACCAAACTAAGATTCAGCCGATGGACCCGATTTTCAAGAACGCTCAATCTCTTCAAAGCTTTCTACAACACGATCAAACCATGTTAATAGTTCAAAACGAAGCTGTCAACGCATCTAATACTTACCAAATAAGTTTCATGCAAACCTTTCCAAAATACGAATTACTGGAAGAAACATTGCTGGCAGTTGAAAAATTAAATCGCACTGTATACGAAGAACTTATACCACAAGTAAAAGCTTTCAATGTTACTTATGAAGCTGTGAAAGAGgatattgtttttgttgacCAAGATTTTAACATTACAG ATCATAAGCTCTTCCGTACACTCAGCGTGGACAACACCACATACGTTCAAACAGCCACAGTCGAGGAAGTAAATCTGTCGCCTGCAGAGCTGGATTTAAAAAGGCGTCAGGATATAGTCGCATTCTTGATAGAAAAGCATAGAACTGATGTCGTGGTTGCCAATTCGCTTTTAAATCGCACAGTTACGATTTCGACTGACCAGGTTATCAGTTCTGTTAAAACCTTTGTTAACGTTTCTGCATCGACCCTCAATCTTTCTGGTGCTATTAATATAAATGGTACACTCAATGATGTTAATCTCTCTGAACTTAATGACAATGCATTGTACATTAACGAAAATGCGACTATTACAGCAAAGTTTACCTTTAACGAAAGCACAGTTCTAAAGAGGGATTTGATGGTCACTGGTTTACTAAACGACATTAACCCTAATGAAGTCATCACTATTGATCGTGATGAACTTATTGTTGGCTATAAAACCTTTCAAGGAGCTAATTTTATCAGTCGCACAAAAGTGCCAGATCTCACCGTGGATGGATTTGTGAATGGGATGCAGCTAGATCAATTCTTCACTGTTACAGGAAACCAAACTATAGATGTTCCGTTCACCTTCAACAATACAGTGATAGTTCGTGGTAACGCTGAAGTGACGACCACTGTCAATAAGATGGATCTATCAACTGTGGCTTCAGATGCAGTATTAATTAACGAAGAAAACGCTACCATATCTGCAGAAAAGTACTTTAAACATGCAGATTTTACTGGCAATCTGGACATGAAACCATTAGCAACCATCAATGCCATAGATGTGTCAGAAATTAATAAGCATGGCATTCATCTTGGTGCCGATGATATCATTAACTCATCTCTTGTGTTTATGTCGAATGTCAGCTTTTTGGGACCAGTCACAGTTCAAGGCAGTGTCAACAACGATAGCGTGCATGATGTCGTTTATTTAAATGTTCCTGGTATCATCACTGGTAAGAAGCATTTTGAAAATGATTTGAAGTTAAAAGCCCCACTTACTGTTGATGGTACGGTGAACAACGTCAACATTTCAG GAGACGTATTGGATCGAATTAATAGCCAGACAATAACAGGCGTAAAGACTTTCACCTCTGACGTAACAATCAAGGGTGATTTGCAAACAACAGGTTTAGTGGATAATGTGGATGTTTCTGAAGCATACGCTGACTCAATCTTGATGAACACAACACAAAATATTACAGGTTATAAACAAATCAACAACTTAACAGTATCAACATTAGATATCAAGATGTGTGACTATGATTGCGCCTTACTGGACGTACTAACTAAACTGAAATATCAAACTGCTCGAAACGGAAGTGTTGTGGTTATTAACGGAACAAAAACTTTTGTCAATGGGATGACGGTAAATGCTGATATTAATGTAGATGGTATGGTCAATGGTATTAAACTTCCTGCAGATTTGCTCCTCCAAGGAGGTAACAAGACTCTGTCTGGCTACAACGTGTTTCAAGAAAATGTCACCATCTATGGTCACATAAACCTTACTACGATAAACAACGTTAGTATATCAGACTTGTACGAAACAGCATGGCGAAAAACTGAAAACATCACTTTGACTGGCAACAAAACATTTACTGATGACGTTTATTTTGGCGGAAATTTGGACGTGTACGAAAATATTGACAGTATCAAGTTTGAAGATGTTGTTTTGTCGTCGACCAATCAAACAGTCACTGGTAATAAGACGTTCAAAGCAGACACGTATGTATACGACCTTTCTGTTCACAATATGACAACCTATGGTTTTATCGATGGCGTAAACTTGACCGATTTGAATGAAGAACTAGTTAAGCTGTCGGGCGACGTAATCATAAAAGGAACCAAGGTATTCACAAATGAAGTTTCTTTTGCTGGCAATTGGACCATAGCAGGCTTAATTGACGGTGTCAACATAACAGAATTGGACCAAACCGCTATGCGTTTAGAGGGAGATCAAGTTGTGACTGGATTAAAG ACGTTTACATCAAGCGTAGAAGTGGGTGATGAACTGACAGTCTCAGAGTTGGTCGATGGGGTCAATTTAACTGAGCTTTCCCTCTTTGCAATATTGAGAGACGGAGACGAGTACAATGTTACTGGAAATATAACTTTTGATCATGTGACGGTAACAGATAGCATAAAGGTCGATGGTTTGATCAACCAACAAAATCTATCAGAAATTGTAAATGATACTCTTAAAAATTATGGTGACCAGGTTGTTACTGGTAGTCACACTGTTTCTCATCTTCACACGACTCAGAATTTCGATGTTGAAGAAACAGTAAACGACATTGAGTTTGCCGAACAAGTGATCCCACTGAATGAAAGTATCGTTGTTACAGGAACCAAGACATTCACAGAGGATATACGTACAAACAACATAGATGTGGATTACATAAATGGCATTAATCTGCAAAATTTTTCCAGGCGTGTTTTAAAAGTAAATGAAGATGCAAACATAACAGGTTACTTCACTTTTAACTCGGAATTATCACTCGATAATAACCTTACCGTCAATGGCCTTATTAATACCGTCAACATCACCGACATCGTTTCGACGACGCTTACAAAACACGGCGATCAAACAGTTTTCGTCCCCACAGTGTTTACCAACGTCATATTTGCGAACGACATCGTCAACAGCGATTCATTCAACGGTATCAATCTAACAGAGTTCAGCAAAAACGTATTTTACAAATGTTACGGTAAGAACGGAAACATCTCTGCTAATTACACCTTCCATGATGTTGTTCTTGAAGGTGGACTTGACACTGAAGACTTAACTGTGAGTGGCCTCATAAACAACCTGGATCTGCATCAGCTGCAGCAGGAGATTGTAACAATTTATGGAAGACACAATATTACTGGCAAGAAACGCGTCTTAGGCTTTCTATCAACTGTTAACCTGGACGCTGACACTATAAATGGCTACAAAGTTCCAGATGATTTTATCTTGCTTACTCGAAACGAAACCATCACTGGCAAGAAAATATTTTCGGATGACTTATCGGTATTGAATGACGTGACTATAGCAGATGGGAAAACCGTCAATGGATACGATCTATCTGAGTTTAAACACAATATTGTTCTGCTCAACGATAGTGATACGGTGGTTTCGCCAGTTGAGTTTTTGAACACAACCGTTGTGGCTAAAAATTTGATCGTTTCAACAATCAACTCAGTTAACATCTCAGCAAGTAAACTGCTTCTGTCAAACGGAAATCAGACTGTAGTTGGTAGCAAAACCTTCCTCGCTGTTCATTCTGAGAAAGATATAATCAGCGCAAACGACGTGCAGGGTTTTGACTTGCACAAGATGGAAACCGAAACTGTACTTTCTGGACGTCAAAATACAATTTCTGGCAAGAAAACGATAGTGGGTAATGTCACTGTTACAG GTAATGTGGAAACCAACTTCGTGGATGACGCTAATGTAACAACGTTATTTTCTGGTTTCAACAAAATATCTAACTTCTTAGACCGAGATTTAGTgcatttaaacaaaacaattgcTTTGCACAAGAAGATTATTTCGCAACTCTCTGACTCCATTGACAACATTCATCAAAATATCGAATACTTCACTGAGGAACAACGAATTTTTTTACCATATATTTCAATTTCCATGGACGTGTTGGTTGATCAAAACAAAACGTGGCTTGCAATTCCAGCACTGAGTGACGTTGATGGTCGTTCTTGCACAAATTCAAGCGTTTACACCAAAGCATATGATGGCAATTTCACTATCCACACGGTT GTCTTAGGCAATGCTGTCACAAATGTCAAGCTTATCAAGAAGAATGGCTTGTATCTGGTGTCTTCTTCCAATAAAATCAACGACGGTTGCTTTCCAACACTCCCCGTAGCAAACGAACTTAGCATGACATATCAATACAACAACAACACGAATACATTCGATCAATTGACACAAGTCAATACGAGTAAAGCTGCGTTCGTGAATACTTTCATGAAAGGAGACGACACCCTGATGCTGTACACTAACACGTACAACAAGAAAAATCATTCGACATGCGTCAACCAATCGTTATATTTATTTGAAACGAATACTTACACTTGGTCAGCATCAGTACCTgcttgtgacgtcatcaaatccATTGTTATTGACAACAGCGCTGAAGTTACCACTATTGCCATATTGCGAAGGAGTTTTGTAGTGGAAATTTATAACATCTACACTAATTCTACACAGCATCTGAAACAAACCATACCTACATTTTCTGCTTCTGACGTGACACTGTTTTCTACGTCTTTCGGAACATTCCTCGCCATAGCCAACACGTACCAAACGAGCACAGAAGCCTTGGCTACATCCTATTCTGTCCCTGTTTCTGTATACAG TAAAACATCGGACGGCATGTTCACACACTATCAAGATATTGACGTAGCATCAGCCATTCGTGTAAAATCTTTCGAATTAGGTGTATACAGTTATTTAGCTATTGCGAAGTACAACCAGGAAATTTTGATATTAAAG caCAAAGGTATCGGAAAATGGGTAACAGAATTGACCATACCAATTCAAGGTTTAGGCGGCATCAAAGATTTTAAATTATGGAAGGCATTTGATGACGTGTATTTAGCTGTCTTGTCCAACGACCAGTGGATTGAAAAATTTCCATCCAAAGTACGAGTTATGAAGGCTGTCCTTTCGACTGCTGTTGAAGGAAGTGTCGTGAAAGAGAAATtacaacaataa